One part of the Dunckerocampus dactyliophorus isolate RoL2022-P2 chromosome 11, RoL_Ddac_1.1, whole genome shotgun sequence genome encodes these proteins:
- the zdhhc2 gene encoding palmitoyltransferase ZDHHC2 isoform X2, with product MAPSGSRNVKWGCKRVCYWIPVLFIALIVAWSYYAYVVQLCLVLYLLVYHIIFIMFVWAYGQTIFTKPMNPLSEFHLSYSDKELLEREDRGESQQEILRRIAKELPIYTRTNSGAIRFCDRCQLLKPDRCHHCSVCDKCILKMDHHCPWVNNCVGFSNYKSFMLFLSYSLLYCLFITATDLKYFIKFWMAGGKAHFRLKEYLNGFPDTQAKFHILFLFFSASMFSVSLASLFIYHCWLVCKNRSTLEAVRAPVFRHGTDKNGFSLGSRKNFRQVFGDEAKYWPFPVFSSLGDGCSFPTCLVNTDPEQPSSPAGHIPANKSAAEGRHFPSKPMRESQSRLLSSTSSWPENDITADVDKNGTNNPVMTIENEVSTAPSSR from the exons ATGGCACCGTCAGGCTCGCGTAATGTCAAATGGGGCTGCAAGAGAGTTTGCTACTGGATCCCCGTCCTGTTCATCGCCCTCATAGTGGCTTGGTCGTACTACGCCTATGTTGTGCAGCTTTGTTTGG TCTTATACTTATTGGTGTACCATATCATCTTCATAATGTTTGTCTGGGCTTATGGACAAACTATCTTCACCAAGCCCATGAACCCGCTGAGCGAG TTTCACCTGTCCTACTCGGACAAAGAGCTGCTGGAGCGTGAAGACAGGGGAGAGTCTCAGCAGGAGATCCTGAGGAGAATAGCCAAGGAGCTGCCCATCTACACTCGCACTAACTCTGGAG CAATCCGCTTCTGTGACCGCTGCCAGCTGCTGAAGCCTGATCGATGTCACCATTGTTCAGTTTGTGATAA ATGCATCCTGAAGATGGATCACCACTGTCCCTG GGTGAACAACTGTGTGGGATTCTCCAACTATAAGTCGTTCATGCTGTTTTTGTCATATTCGCTCCTCTACTGCCTTTTTATAACTGCAACAGACCTTAAATACTTCATTAAGTTTTGGATG GCTGGAGGTAAAGCCCATTTTCGTCTGAAAGAATACCTG AACGGCTTTCCAGACACGCAGGCCAAGTTCCACATCCTATTCCTCTTCTTCTCAGCCTCCATGTTCTCAGTCAGCCTCGCTTCGCTTTTCATCTATCACTGCTGGCTCGTCTGCAAGAACAGGTCCACTCTTG AGGCTGTTCGTGCTCCGGTTTTTCGTCACGGAACAGACAAGAACGGATTCAGTCTTGGCTCCCGTAAGAACTTCCGTCAAGTGTTTGGCGATGAAGCCAAATACTGGCCCTTTcctgttttctccag TTTAGGGGATGGTTGCTCGTTCCCAACATGCCTGGTGAATACTGACCCTGAGCAGCCATCCTCACCCGCTGGCCACATCCCTGCAAACAAGAg TGCTGCAGAAGGTCGCCACTTCCCATCCAAGCCAATGAGGGAGAGTCAAAGTCGTCTTCTCAGCAGCACCTCCTCCTGGCCTGAAAATGACATTACAGCAGATGTAGACAAGAATG GCACTAATAACCCGGTGATGACCATAGAAAATGAG GTCAGTACTGCTCCTTCCTCCCGATGA
- the zdhhc2 gene encoding palmitoyltransferase ZDHHC2 isoform X1, with amino-acid sequence MAPSGSRNVKWGCKRVCYWIPVLFIALIVAWSYYAYVVQLCLVSIESTWEKVLYLLVYHIIFIMFVWAYGQTIFTKPMNPLSEFHLSYSDKELLEREDRGESQQEILRRIAKELPIYTRTNSGAIRFCDRCQLLKPDRCHHCSVCDKCILKMDHHCPWVNNCVGFSNYKSFMLFLSYSLLYCLFITATDLKYFIKFWMAGGKAHFRLKEYLNGFPDTQAKFHILFLFFSASMFSVSLASLFIYHCWLVCKNRSTLEAVRAPVFRHGTDKNGFSLGSRKNFRQVFGDEAKYWPFPVFSSLGDGCSFPTCLVNTDPEQPSSPAGHIPANKSAAEGRHFPSKPMRESQSRLLSSTSSWPENDITADVDKNGTNNPVMTIENEVSTAPSSR; translated from the exons ATGGCACCGTCAGGCTCGCGTAATGTCAAATGGGGCTGCAAGAGAGTTTGCTACTGGATCCCCGTCCTGTTCATCGCCCTCATAGTGGCTTGGTCGTACTACGCCTATGTTGTGCAGCTTTGTTTGG TGTCAATTGAAAGCACGTGGGAAAAGG TCTTATACTTATTGGTGTACCATATCATCTTCATAATGTTTGTCTGGGCTTATGGACAAACTATCTTCACCAAGCCCATGAACCCGCTGAGCGAG TTTCACCTGTCCTACTCGGACAAAGAGCTGCTGGAGCGTGAAGACAGGGGAGAGTCTCAGCAGGAGATCCTGAGGAGAATAGCCAAGGAGCTGCCCATCTACACTCGCACTAACTCTGGAG CAATCCGCTTCTGTGACCGCTGCCAGCTGCTGAAGCCTGATCGATGTCACCATTGTTCAGTTTGTGATAA ATGCATCCTGAAGATGGATCACCACTGTCCCTG GGTGAACAACTGTGTGGGATTCTCCAACTATAAGTCGTTCATGCTGTTTTTGTCATATTCGCTCCTCTACTGCCTTTTTATAACTGCAACAGACCTTAAATACTTCATTAAGTTTTGGATG GCTGGAGGTAAAGCCCATTTTCGTCTGAAAGAATACCTG AACGGCTTTCCAGACACGCAGGCCAAGTTCCACATCCTATTCCTCTTCTTCTCAGCCTCCATGTTCTCAGTCAGCCTCGCTTCGCTTTTCATCTATCACTGCTGGCTCGTCTGCAAGAACAGGTCCACTCTTG AGGCTGTTCGTGCTCCGGTTTTTCGTCACGGAACAGACAAGAACGGATTCAGTCTTGGCTCCCGTAAGAACTTCCGTCAAGTGTTTGGCGATGAAGCCAAATACTGGCCCTTTcctgttttctccag TTTAGGGGATGGTTGCTCGTTCCCAACATGCCTGGTGAATACTGACCCTGAGCAGCCATCCTCACCCGCTGGCCACATCCCTGCAAACAAGAg TGCTGCAGAAGGTCGCCACTTCCCATCCAAGCCAATGAGGGAGAGTCAAAGTCGTCTTCTCAGCAGCACCTCCTCCTGGCCTGAAAATGACATTACAGCAGATGTAGACAAGAATG GCACTAATAACCCGGTGATGACCATAGAAAATGAG GTCAGTACTGCTCCTTCCTCCCGATGA
- the zdhhc2 gene encoding palmitoyltransferase ZDHHC2 isoform X3, with product MAPSGSRNVKWGCKRVCYWIPVLFIALIVAWSYYAYVVQLCLVSIESTWEKVLYLLVYHIIFIMFVWAYGQTIFTKPMNPLSEFHLSYSDKELLEREDRGESQQEILRRIAKELPIYTRTNSGAIRFCDRCQLLKPDRCHHCSVCDKCILKMDHHCPWVNNCVGFSNYKSFMLFLSYSLLYCLFITATDLKYFIKFWMNGFPDTQAKFHILFLFFSASMFSVSLASLFIYHCWLVCKNRSTLEAVRAPVFRHGTDKNGFSLGSRKNFRQVFGDEAKYWPFPVFSSLGDGCSFPTCLVNTDPEQPSSPAGHIPANKSAAEGRHFPSKPMRESQSRLLSSTSSWPENDITADVDKNGTNNPVMTIENEVSTAPSSR from the exons ATGGCACCGTCAGGCTCGCGTAATGTCAAATGGGGCTGCAAGAGAGTTTGCTACTGGATCCCCGTCCTGTTCATCGCCCTCATAGTGGCTTGGTCGTACTACGCCTATGTTGTGCAGCTTTGTTTGG TGTCAATTGAAAGCACGTGGGAAAAGG TCTTATACTTATTGGTGTACCATATCATCTTCATAATGTTTGTCTGGGCTTATGGACAAACTATCTTCACCAAGCCCATGAACCCGCTGAGCGAG TTTCACCTGTCCTACTCGGACAAAGAGCTGCTGGAGCGTGAAGACAGGGGAGAGTCTCAGCAGGAGATCCTGAGGAGAATAGCCAAGGAGCTGCCCATCTACACTCGCACTAACTCTGGAG CAATCCGCTTCTGTGACCGCTGCCAGCTGCTGAAGCCTGATCGATGTCACCATTGTTCAGTTTGTGATAA ATGCATCCTGAAGATGGATCACCACTGTCCCTG GGTGAACAACTGTGTGGGATTCTCCAACTATAAGTCGTTCATGCTGTTTTTGTCATATTCGCTCCTCTACTGCCTTTTTATAACTGCAACAGACCTTAAATACTTCATTAAGTTTTGGATG AACGGCTTTCCAGACACGCAGGCCAAGTTCCACATCCTATTCCTCTTCTTCTCAGCCTCCATGTTCTCAGTCAGCCTCGCTTCGCTTTTCATCTATCACTGCTGGCTCGTCTGCAAGAACAGGTCCACTCTTG AGGCTGTTCGTGCTCCGGTTTTTCGTCACGGAACAGACAAGAACGGATTCAGTCTTGGCTCCCGTAAGAACTTCCGTCAAGTGTTTGGCGATGAAGCCAAATACTGGCCCTTTcctgttttctccag TTTAGGGGATGGTTGCTCGTTCCCAACATGCCTGGTGAATACTGACCCTGAGCAGCCATCCTCACCCGCTGGCCACATCCCTGCAAACAAGAg TGCTGCAGAAGGTCGCCACTTCCCATCCAAGCCAATGAGGGAGAGTCAAAGTCGTCTTCTCAGCAGCACCTCCTCCTGGCCTGAAAATGACATTACAGCAGATGTAGACAAGAATG GCACTAATAACCCGGTGATGACCATAGAAAATGAG GTCAGTACTGCTCCTTCCTCCCGATGA
- the eif4ebp3l gene encoding eukaryotic translation initiation factor 4E-binding protein 3-like isoform X1 produces the protein MSTNQVKSCPIPTRVLTLKDWSQLPDCYSQTPGGTLFSTTPGGTRIIYDRKFLLDCRNSPLARTPPCLPQIPGVTCPATHTVSKLQDVKEEVEEEEKDIAADDNQFEMDI, from the exons ATGTCCACAAACCAAGTTAAAAGCTGTCCTATCCCCACCAGGGTGCTCACCCTGAAGGACTGGTCTCAGCTACCCGACTGCTACAGCCAGACTCCCGGGGGTACTCTATTCTCCACTACGCCCGGAG GTACCCGGATCATCTATGACAGGAAGTTTCTGTTGGATTGCAGAAACTCTCCTCTCGCCCGCACCCCGCCATGTCTCCCCCAGATCCCAGGGGTAACGTGCCCTGCAACTCACACTGTGAGCAAACTCCAGGACGTCAAGGAGGAGGTCGAAGAGGAAGAGAAGGACATTGCGG CAGACGACAACCAGTTTGAGATGGACATCTGA
- the eif4ebp3l gene encoding eukaryotic translation initiation factor 4E-binding protein 3-like isoform X2: MSTNQVKSCPIPTRVLTLKDWSQLPDCYSQTPGGTLFSTTPGGTRIIYDRKFLLDCRNSPLARTPPCLPQIPGVTCPATHTVSKLQDVKEEVEEEEKDIADDNQFEMDI; this comes from the exons ATGTCCACAAACCAAGTTAAAAGCTGTCCTATCCCCACCAGGGTGCTCACCCTGAAGGACTGGTCTCAGCTACCCGACTGCTACAGCCAGACTCCCGGGGGTACTCTATTCTCCACTACGCCCGGAG GTACCCGGATCATCTATGACAGGAAGTTTCTGTTGGATTGCAGAAACTCTCCTCTCGCCCGCACCCCGCCATGTCTCCCCCAGATCCCAGGGGTAACGTGCCCTGCAACTCACACTGTGAGCAAACTCCAGGACGTCAAGGAGGAGGTCGAAGAGGAAGAGAAGGACATTGCGG ACGACAACCAGTTTGAGATGGACATCTGA
- the cnot7 gene encoding CCR4-NOT transcription complex subunit 7 isoform X2: MDTEFPGVVARPIGEFRSNADYQYQLMRCNVDLLKIIQLGLTFMNEQGEYPPGTSTWQFNFRFNLTEDMYAQDSIELLTTSGIQFKKLEDEGIEVVYFAELLMTSGVVLCDGVKWLSFHSGYDFGYLIKLLSNAKLPEEEVDFFEVLHLYFPVIYDVKYLMKSCKNLKGGLQEVAEQLELERIGPQHQAGSDSLLTGMAFFKMREMFFEDHIDDAKYCGHLYGLGSGSAYVQNGTGNAYEEEANKQQS; the protein is encoded by the exons CCTGGCGTGGTAGCCAGACCCATCGGGGAATTCCGAAGCAATGCTGATTATCAGTACCAGTTGATGCGCTGCAATGTGGATTTGCTCAAGATCATCCAGCTGGGCCTCACCTTTATGAATGAACAAGGGGAATACCCTCCGGGAACATCAACTTGGCAGTTCAATTTTAGGTTTAACCTCAC GGAGGATATGTACGCACAGGACTCTATTGAGCTCCTGACAACTTCAGGGATTCAGTTCAAGAAGCTGGAGGATGAAGGCATCGAGGTGGTATACTTTGCGgagctgctgatgacatcaggaGTGGTACTGTGCGATGGGGTCAAATGGCTGTCTTTTCACAG CGGCTATGACTTTGGATACCTGATCAAGCTTCTGTCCAACGCCAAACTGCCTGAGGAGGAAGTTGATTTCTTTGAGGTTCTTCACTTGTATTTTCCTGTCATTTATGATGTCAAGTACCTCATGAAGAGCTGCAAAAACCTGAAG GGTGGACTGCAAGAAGTTGCCGAACAACTGGAGCTAGAGAGGATCGGACCACAGCATCAGGCGGGCTCTGACTCTTTACTCACAGGCATGGCTTTCTTCAAGATGAGAGAG ATGTTCTTTGAGGATCATATCGATGATGCTAAGTACTGTGGCCACCTGTACGGGCTTGGTTCTGGCTCCGCCTATGTCCAGAACGGAACAGGGAACGCTTATGAAGAGGAAGCCAACAAGCAGCAGTCGTGA
- the zdhhc2 gene encoding palmitoyltransferase ZDHHC2 isoform X4, whose product MAPSGSRNVKWGCKRVCYWIPVLFIALIVAWSYYAYVVQLCLVLYLLVYHIIFIMFVWAYGQTIFTKPMNPLSEFHLSYSDKELLEREDRGESQQEILRRIAKELPIYTRTNSGAIRFCDRCQLLKPDRCHHCSVCDKCILKMDHHCPWVNNCVGFSNYKSFMLFLSYSLLYCLFITATDLKYFIKFWMNGFPDTQAKFHILFLFFSASMFSVSLASLFIYHCWLVCKNRSTLEAVRAPVFRHGTDKNGFSLGSRKNFRQVFGDEAKYWPFPVFSSLGDGCSFPTCLVNTDPEQPSSPAGHIPANKSAAEGRHFPSKPMRESQSRLLSSTSSWPENDITADVDKNGTNNPVMTIENEVSTAPSSR is encoded by the exons ATGGCACCGTCAGGCTCGCGTAATGTCAAATGGGGCTGCAAGAGAGTTTGCTACTGGATCCCCGTCCTGTTCATCGCCCTCATAGTGGCTTGGTCGTACTACGCCTATGTTGTGCAGCTTTGTTTGG TCTTATACTTATTGGTGTACCATATCATCTTCATAATGTTTGTCTGGGCTTATGGACAAACTATCTTCACCAAGCCCATGAACCCGCTGAGCGAG TTTCACCTGTCCTACTCGGACAAAGAGCTGCTGGAGCGTGAAGACAGGGGAGAGTCTCAGCAGGAGATCCTGAGGAGAATAGCCAAGGAGCTGCCCATCTACACTCGCACTAACTCTGGAG CAATCCGCTTCTGTGACCGCTGCCAGCTGCTGAAGCCTGATCGATGTCACCATTGTTCAGTTTGTGATAA ATGCATCCTGAAGATGGATCACCACTGTCCCTG GGTGAACAACTGTGTGGGATTCTCCAACTATAAGTCGTTCATGCTGTTTTTGTCATATTCGCTCCTCTACTGCCTTTTTATAACTGCAACAGACCTTAAATACTTCATTAAGTTTTGGATG AACGGCTTTCCAGACACGCAGGCCAAGTTCCACATCCTATTCCTCTTCTTCTCAGCCTCCATGTTCTCAGTCAGCCTCGCTTCGCTTTTCATCTATCACTGCTGGCTCGTCTGCAAGAACAGGTCCACTCTTG AGGCTGTTCGTGCTCCGGTTTTTCGTCACGGAACAGACAAGAACGGATTCAGTCTTGGCTCCCGTAAGAACTTCCGTCAAGTGTTTGGCGATGAAGCCAAATACTGGCCCTTTcctgttttctccag TTTAGGGGATGGTTGCTCGTTCCCAACATGCCTGGTGAATACTGACCCTGAGCAGCCATCCTCACCCGCTGGCCACATCCCTGCAAACAAGAg TGCTGCAGAAGGTCGCCACTTCCCATCCAAGCCAATGAGGGAGAGTCAAAGTCGTCTTCTCAGCAGCACCTCCTCCTGGCCTGAAAATGACATTACAGCAGATGTAGACAAGAATG GCACTAATAACCCGGTGATGACCATAGAAAATGAG GTCAGTACTGCTCCTTCCTCCCGATGA